The Streptomyces sp. NBC_01255 genome window below encodes:
- a CDS encoding transcriptional regulator, with protein MAARPLVARQPNERLQALIQEAACSHAGLARRVNMVGAERGLDLRYDKTSVARWLRGQQPRGRAPGIIAEALGRKLGRTVTIDEVGMANGRNLAAGVGLQFAPTVLGAIEQVCELWRSDVGRRDFLTGSTVASSALVEPSRDWLITGPDAHVARLAGARVGVADVAAVREMTSALVDLDRRFGSGHVRPVVVHYLNSVVSGMLSGSYREAVGRQLFAAAARLTELAGYMAVDTGEPGLAQRYYIQALRLAQAAGDRGYGGYVLAASMSHLAAQLGNPREIAQLARAAQEGARGKVPPRAEAMFLAAEARGHALMGDISSFETAAGRAVRALEQADPEAGDDPVWIAHFDHAYLADELAHCHRDLGQADEAARAAREAIAGHPETRARRRAIGLALLASAQVQQREVEQACRTGTRALELLGTLRSSRGAEYLDDLRESLEPYAGEAVVREFSARMDLSAA; from the coding sequence ATGGCAGCCAGGCCACTCGTCGCGCGTCAGCCGAACGAACGGCTCCAGGCGCTCATCCAGGAGGCGGCCTGCTCGCACGCCGGCCTCGCCCGCAGGGTCAACATGGTCGGCGCGGAGCGCGGCCTCGACCTGCGGTACGACAAGACGTCGGTGGCGCGGTGGCTGCGCGGGCAGCAGCCGCGCGGCCGGGCGCCGGGCATCATCGCGGAGGCACTGGGCCGCAAACTGGGCCGGACGGTCACGATCGACGAGGTCGGGATGGCGAACGGCCGGAACCTCGCCGCCGGGGTGGGCCTCCAGTTCGCGCCGACCGTGCTCGGCGCGATCGAGCAGGTCTGCGAGCTGTGGCGCAGCGACGTGGGCAGGCGGGACTTCCTGACGGGCTCCACGGTGGCGTCCTCCGCGCTCGTCGAGCCCAGCAGGGACTGGCTGATCACCGGTCCTGACGCGCACGTGGCGCGGCTCGCGGGCGCGCGCGTCGGGGTCGCGGACGTCGCGGCGGTACGGGAGATGACGAGCGCGCTGGTCGACCTCGACCGGCGGTTCGGCAGCGGTCACGTGCGGCCGGTGGTGGTGCACTACCTCAACAGCGTGGTGTCGGGGATGCTTTCGGGCTCGTACCGGGAGGCCGTGGGCCGGCAGCTCTTCGCGGCGGCCGCGCGGCTGACCGAGCTCGCCGGGTACATGGCGGTGGACACGGGCGAACCGGGTCTCGCGCAGCGCTACTACATCCAGGCGCTGCGGCTCGCGCAGGCGGCGGGGGACCGGGGCTACGGCGGGTACGTCCTGGCCGCGTCGATGAGCCACCTCGCCGCGCAGCTCGGGAACCCCCGGGAGATCGCCCAGTTGGCGCGGGCGGCGCAGGAGGGGGCGCGGGGCAAGGTGCCGCCGCGGGCGGAGGCGATGTTCCTGGCGGCCGAGGCGCGCGGGCACGCGCTGATGGGGGACATCAGCTCGTTCGAGACGGCGGCGGGCCGTGCCGTACGGGCGCTGGAGCAGGCCGATCCGGAGGCGGGCGACGACCCGGTGTGGATCGCGCACTTCGATCACGCCTACCTCGCGGACGAACTGGCGCACTGCCACCGGGACCTGGGGCAGGCGGACGAGGCGGCGCGGGCGGCACGGGAGGCGATCGCCGGCCATCCTGAGACGCGGGCGCGGCGCCGGGCGATCGGTCTGGCCCTGCTGGCGTCGGCGCAGGTGCAGCAGCGGGAGGTGGAGCAGGCCTGCCGGACGGGGACGCGGGCGCTCGAACTCCTTGGCACGCTGCGGTCGTCGCGGGGCGCGGAGTACCTGGACGATCTGAGGGAGAGCCTGGAGCCGTACGCGGGGGAGGCGGTGGTGCGGGAGTTCAGCGCGCGGATGGACCTGTCGGCGGCGTAG
- a CDS encoding bifunctional DNA primase/polymerase, which yields MFTVEETIGVTEAAQIPQQRGEQLLDSAVRYAEERHWDVFPGTWLEAVEGRERCSCGAECAVPGAHAVKPDWSTQATGSGVGARRMWSKTPKASILLPTGRTFDAIEVSESAGFLALARMERMDLTLGPVTCTPDRRMFFFVLPGAAAKVPDLVRKLGWVPGAIDLATRGEGHYVAAPPTRIGGVGAVQWARRPTPANRWLPDAEELISPLAYACGREAAEARVRAQ from the coding sequence GTGTTCACCGTGGAAGAGACCATCGGAGTCACGGAAGCCGCACAGATCCCCCAGCAGCGAGGCGAACAACTGCTGGACAGCGCCGTGCGGTACGCGGAAGAGCGGCACTGGGACGTGTTCCCCGGGACCTGGCTTGAGGCCGTCGAGGGCAGGGAGCGATGCTCCTGCGGCGCGGAGTGCGCCGTCCCCGGCGCGCACGCGGTCAAGCCCGACTGGTCGACCCAGGCCACCGGGAGCGGCGTCGGGGCGCGGCGCATGTGGTCGAAGACGCCGAAGGCGTCGATCCTGCTGCCGACGGGCCGGACGTTCGACGCGATCGAGGTGTCGGAGTCGGCCGGTTTCCTCGCGCTGGCCCGCATGGAGCGCATGGACCTGACGCTCGGCCCCGTGACCTGCACCCCGGACCGCCGGATGTTCTTCTTCGTCCTGCCGGGCGCCGCCGCCAAGGTGCCCGACCTCGTACGGAAGCTGGGCTGGGTCCCGGGCGCGATCGACCTCGCCACGCGCGGCGAGGGGCACTACGTGGCGGCCCCGCCCACCCGGATCGGCGGCGTCGGCGCGGTGCAGTGGGCACGGCGCCCCACCCCGGCGAACCGCTGGCTCCCCGACGCGGAGGAGCTGATCAGCCCCCTCGCGTACGCGTGTGGCCGGGAAGCTGCGGAGGCGCGCGTCCGGGCGCAGTGA
- a CDS encoding ABC transporter ATP-binding protein, whose translation MPDQAFDGVFDKAGAAAGTAPGAGAVPAVRVEGLWKRFGQQIAVNGIDLVLPAGKFIGLVGPNGAGKTTTLSMITGLLRPDQGRILVAGHDVWADPESVAEVKARIGILPEGLRLFERLSGRELLAYSGRLRGLPGAEVDKRAAQLLDVLDLTGSQNKLVVDYSTGMRKKIGLAAALLHNPEVLFLDEPFEGVDPVSAQTIRGVLERYTQSGATVVFSSHVMELVESLCDWVAVMAAGRIRAQGPLAEVRGDRPSLQAAFLELVGANGRETAGESLDWLGGGAQR comes from the coding sequence ATGCCTGACCAGGCATTTGACGGAGTTTTCGACAAGGCGGGCGCCGCAGCGGGCACCGCACCGGGTGCCGGTGCGGTGCCCGCGGTGCGTGTCGAGGGGCTGTGGAAGCGTTTCGGCCAGCAGATCGCGGTGAACGGGATCGATCTCGTCCTGCCCGCGGGGAAGTTCATCGGGCTCGTCGGGCCCAACGGAGCCGGCAAGACGACCACCCTCTCCATGATCACGGGGCTGCTCCGGCCCGACCAGGGGCGGATCCTGGTCGCCGGGCACGACGTATGGGCCGACCCCGAGTCGGTCGCCGAGGTCAAGGCGCGGATCGGCATCCTGCCGGAGGGGCTGCGGCTCTTCGAGCGGCTCTCCGGCCGTGAACTCCTCGCGTACAGCGGCCGGCTGCGAGGGCTGCCGGGCGCCGAGGTCGACAAGCGGGCCGCGCAGCTCCTCGACGTCCTCGACCTCACCGGCTCGCAGAACAAGCTGGTCGTCGACTACTCGACCGGCATGCGGAAGAAGATCGGCCTCGCGGCCGCCCTCCTCCACAACCCCGAGGTGCTGTTCCTGGACGAGCCGTTCGAGGGCGTCGACCCGGTGTCGGCGCAGACGATCCGCGGGGTCCTGGAGCGGTACACCCAGTCCGGTGCGACCGTCGTCTTCTCCAGCCACGTCATGGAGCTGGTCGAGTCGCTGTGCGACTGGGTCGCCGTGATGGCGGCGGGCCGGATCCGCGCGCAGGGCCCGCTCGCGGAGGTCCGCGGCGACCGGCCCTCGCTCCAGGCGGCGTTCCTGGAGCTGGTCGGGGCGAACGGGCGCGAGACGGCCGGGGAGTCCCTGGACTGGCTGGGCGGCGGGGCGCAGCGATGA
- a CDS encoding transporter, with protein sequence MSTTTTVTTTSTTAASPRPSLTSTFVRLKLSLLKNGLRQSGGRTAAYIVSIVFGVLFAAGMVLSSVLLRGSASADTVAVLLIGTLALSWTVMPLFVPSGDETLDPSRLVMLPLRPRPLVRALLVASLVGVGPVLTLVLVLGAALSVARGTAGVVVAVLAVPLVTAVCVALSRAVAAANIRLLTSRKGRDLALLSGLVIAVGMQLVNFGAQRLGQTGGLGPLEPAAAVVGWLPPAAAIGAVDAASSGDYAVAVARLLLTAAALVALVYWWQRSLVRLMVEPDGSTIGASSGSGAAEKSGGTGLLSRILPGGRTGAVMERSLRYIWRDPKTKAAWVTSLAMGLIVPLFNAFQGTGTIYWACFASGMLGVQMYNQFGQDTSAFWMVAQTISTTADAYAELRARALALLYVTLPFTVLVTVATAAVLGDWSALPEALGLSFALLGALVGSGAVASSVFPYSIPQDSGYKNVAPGQGGLAWMSILGGMLGSVVLCAPPIGATIYLHLSDRQSALWLILPAGVLYGALLTWAGLKLAAPRTARRLPEILTAVSKG encoded by the coding sequence ATGAGCACGACGACCACCGTCACCACGACCAGCACCACTGCCGCCTCCCCCAGACCGTCCCTCACGTCCACCTTCGTACGGCTCAAGCTGTCGCTGCTGAAGAACGGGCTGCGGCAGTCGGGCGGGCGGACCGCCGCGTACATCGTCTCGATCGTCTTCGGCGTCCTGTTCGCCGCGGGCATGGTGCTGTCGTCCGTCCTGCTGCGGGGCAGCGCCTCGGCCGACACGGTCGCGGTCCTCCTCATCGGGACGCTCGCGCTGTCCTGGACGGTCATGCCGCTGTTCGTGCCGAGCGGGGACGAGACCCTCGACCCGTCGCGGCTCGTGATGCTGCCGCTGCGGCCCCGGCCGCTGGTCCGGGCCCTGCTCGTGGCGTCCCTGGTGGGCGTCGGGCCCGTACTCACCCTCGTCCTGGTGCTCGGCGCGGCCCTCTCGGTCGCGCGGGGCACGGCGGGCGTCGTCGTCGCCGTGCTCGCCGTCCCGCTCGTGACGGCCGTGTGCGTCGCGCTGTCCCGGGCGGTGGCCGCCGCCAACATCCGGCTCCTGACCTCCCGCAAGGGCCGAGACCTGGCGCTGCTCAGCGGCCTGGTGATCGCGGTCGGCATGCAGCTGGTCAACTTCGGCGCCCAGCGCCTCGGCCAGACCGGCGGTCTGGGCCCGCTCGAACCGGCGGCGGCGGTCGTCGGCTGGCTGCCGCCGGCCGCCGCGATCGGCGCGGTCGACGCGGCGAGCAGCGGCGACTACGCGGTGGCCGTGGCCCGGCTGCTGCTCACGGCGGCAGCGCTCGTGGCGCTGGTGTACTGGTGGCAGCGGAGCCTGGTGCGGCTGATGGTCGAGCCGGACGGCTCCACGATCGGCGCGTCGTCCGGGTCGGGTGCCGCCGAGAAGTCCGGGGGTACGGGGCTGCTCAGCCGGATCCTGCCGGGCGGGCGGACGGGCGCGGTCATGGAGCGCAGCCTGCGCTACATCTGGCGCGACCCGAAGACGAAGGCCGCGTGGGTGACCTCGCTGGCCATGGGCCTGATCGTGCCGCTCTTCAACGCCTTCCAGGGCACGGGCACCATCTACTGGGCGTGCTTCGCCTCGGGCATGCTCGGCGTCCAGATGTACAACCAGTTCGGCCAGGACACGTCGGCGTTCTGGATGGTCGCGCAGACCATCTCGACGACGGCCGACGCGTACGCCGAACTCCGGGCCCGGGCCCTGGCCCTCCTGTACGTCACGCTGCCGTTCACCGTGCTGGTGACGGTGGCGACGGCCGCCGTCCTCGGCGACTGGTCGGCCCTCCCGGAGGCGCTCGGCCTGTCGTTCGCCCTGCTCGGCGCGCTGGTGGGCTCGGGCGCGGTGGCCTCCTCGGTCTTCCCGTACTCGATCCCGCAGGACAGCGGCTACAAGAACGTGGCACCGGGACAGGGCGGCCTGGCCTGGATGTCGATCCTGGGCGGCATGCTCGGCTCCGTGGTGCTGTGCGCCCCGCCCATCGGCGCGACGATCTACCTCCACCTGTCCGACCGGCAGTCCGCGCTGTGGCTCATCCTCCCGGCCGGCGTCCTCTACGGCGCCCTGCTCACCTGGGCGGGCCTCAAGCTGGCGGCCCCGCGCACGGCGAGGCGACTCCCGGAGATCCTGACGGCGGTCAGCAAGGGCTGA